TCCCTAATCAGATCGGAAGATATTCTGATGAATTTTATCCAACTTCAACCGGTGATAATTTTATAAAAGCAGGAATGCCTACCATCTTATTTGAAGGCGGACATTTTGTAGATGACTATACCAGAAGAGGAACCAGAAAATATTATACTATTGCTCTATATTATGCACTGAAAGCAATCAGTGAACTGAACTCAGACAGTACTGGATGGGAAGCTTATTTGGACATTCCAGAAAACAAAGAAACCCACTACGATATTATCTATAGAAATGTAAGATTGAATACAGAACATGAATGTATTTTAGATATTGCTGTTCAGTATAGAGAGATGAAAGAAGATGGGAAAGATGAGATTTCTTTTGTCCCTTTTGTGATGGAAGCAGGAGATGTGAAAAAAAGAAAAGGCTGGCTGGAAATAGATTGCACAGGAAAGAAATTTGTTTCGTCTAATAAATATCCGAAGCTGGATGCAGTAGTAGATTTTACAATAGAAGATTAAACAGTTTCGGCAACCCTTTGGGTTGCCGAAACTGCTTTTTATATTTTCTATGAATAAAAAATCAGATACATATTGTAATAGGAAAACTATGATTCAGATCCTTAAAAAGGAGAAATTATAGATTATCTTTTTCTCAATTTTTTAAATTTATATAATCTGTAAAATCTATGAGGGATTTTAATATTTTATTCAATTAATAAAAATCTCTAGTTTACCACTTTAATGCCGCTAGCCAGGAACCTGATTTCTTCCTTAGGTTGTGTAATGGCATCAATTTCCGATTGAGGTTTCTTAGCATCCTCAGCATAATGTTTTTGTTCATCTACAGAAATTACTTTTCTTTCAGCATTTCCTTCTAAAACTACATTTTTACCTTTTAAAGCAGTAGGTACAAAGAAAGCATAGTCTTTCATTTTTACAAAAAACTGCGAGTTGTCATCAGTTTGAATAGTCAGCCAACATCCTTTTTTCTCACATACATCGGTAACCTTTCCTTTGATGGCTACATTTTCCAACTTCTTATTTTCTTT
This Chryseobacterium sp. G0162 DNA region includes the following protein-coding sequences:
- a CDS encoding DUF4920 domain-containing protein; this translates as MKFRAILFAVAVSASTLAFAQETSQKKFSPPAGNALLGDTYGAGVAANTESKAITVDKLGKKLKKENKKLENVAIKGKVTDVCEKKGCWLTIQTDDNSQFFVKMKDYAFFVPTALKGKNVVLEGNAERKVISVDEQKHYAEDAKKPQSEIDAITQPKEEIRFLASGIKVVN